AGAGAAGCTGGAAGAGCTTGAAAAAGAGCTTAAGGCGAGGGGCTGGGGTGTAAGCGCTCACAGGGGCTACATAAGGATCGTCGTCATGCCTCACGTGAAGAGGGAGCACCTCGAGGAGTTTTTGAGGGATTTGAGGGAGATTGCAAAAAGGCTTTAAAGCTGTCCGACAAATTGACCCATTGGTGAGACAATGACCACTGGTGTGAAGGTTTCTGTGAGACTTCCTCCGAAGCTTGCCGAGGAGATAGACTCGCTCGTCAAAGCGGGCCTCTTCAGCAACAGAAGCGACCTGATAAAGGAGGCTATACGGCACTACCTCAGGGAGCTCAGAAAGGAGCTCACGGAAGAGGAAAGATGGAGGCTGAAGGCCGTCGAGGACGTCCTCAAGGAGGACTGGGAGAGTGAGGAGGACAGCTTCTGGGACTCCTACTGAAGGAGGGCCTTTCAAAGAGGGAGAGGTAATCCTCCTGCCGTTTCCCTTCAACGACCTCCAGAACGTGAAAACGAGGCCAGCCCTCGTCCTTTCGAGCGAGAGCTTCAACAGGAAGAGCAACTCAATCATAGTGGCTCAGATAACTCCAACCTGAAAAGCGGGTTTAAAGAACTCAACGTCCTGATAGCGGACGAGGACCTTGACAGGTATCCAGGAACAAGGCCGATAATACCCAGCATTGTCAAGCCCTACGTGATTTTCTCAGTCAACAAAAGGATGGTCATCAAGAGAATCGGCCTCCTGCGGGAGGAAAAGCTAGCCGAGGTCTACGAAAGCCTCATGAAGGCGCTCGACCTCACTCAGTAACGCCCTTTATGTCCACGTGGACAAAGGCCCTCTCCACCTCTGGCATCTCCTCGATCCTCTTCTTGACTTCCTCGCTGATATCGTGGGCCCCCTTGAGTGTGATTTCCGGTGGAACTTCAATGTGAAGCTCAACGTGGAGTTTGTTCCCCACGTAGTGTGCCCTGAGGTCGTGGACTCCCAGGACGTTTGGGACGCTCATGGCGCGCTTCCTAATCTCCTCGCACACCTCAAAGGGCGGGGCGCTTCCTGTGAGGTAGCCAACGTTCTCAAGGATTATCTCCGCCGAGACCTTGACGAGGAAGCCCGCAACAACCAGCCCGGCGAGGGCATCCCCATACTTGAAGCCGAGCTTCTGAAGACCGAGACCCACGAGAACCGCAACGCTGCTGAGGGCGTCGCTCCTGTGGTGGTAAGCGTCGGCAACTAAGATTTGGCTTTTGAGCTTCCTGCCGACGTAAACGGAATAGCGGAACATCAACTCTTTGGCAAGAATGGAAAGGACTGTAACCCCGAGCATTAGGGAGTTTACCTCAATGGCCGTGCCATGGAGAAGTCTGAAGAGTGAATCCCTCCCAATCTCGTAGGCCACCAGGAGGAGAGCCTCGCTTATGAGAAAGGCCACCAGGGGCTCAAAGCGGGAGTGTCCGAAGGGATGGCTTTTGTCAGGGGGCTTTGAAGAAACCCTCATCCCAAGGTAGCCGATGACGCTCGTAACCACATCGCTGAGGGAGTGAGCTCCGTCCGAAATCAGGGCTATGCTCGAGTAGAGAAACCCAACGACCAGCTTGAGCACTGAGAGGAGAAGGTTTCCAACTATCGAGACCCATATGGGGCGGTAGAGCTCCTCCAAGGGCCACCCTCCGGGGTTTAAACGAATTAAACAACCAACATGCACAATGCGGTCAGTCCGTCACTCCCTCGTCACAGCTCGGACAAGGCTGAACTCATCATCCCAGAAAAGGTAGAGGATGGGACTTAAAAGGGTTGCTCAGCGATCACCTTTCCTTCCTCACCGGTCGGTTCGCCCATCACTCATCATCGCAGGGAAAAATTGGAGAGGGGGTTTAAGTGGCTTCCGCTCACTGTGAAGCAGTTATGAGCATAGCAACCTCAGAGGTATCGGTCTGGCACTCGTTTCCCGCATCGGGAGAGAGTTCTACGCGCATAGTAATTCCTATGGCTTCGCTCTCAGCCAGCTTGCCCTCAAAGAGGCGTATAAGCGTACCGTTGAGCTCTTTAAGGGATTTTCCAGCGTAGAGATCAAGTTTCATGACTGTCCCGTTAACCAAGACACGGATGTCCTTGACTATCAGGTATTTGCTGAGCTCTCCAACGTCTGGCGTGCTGTCCACGAGTGCCTCAGCTTTAGAGAGCTTTCCATCTTCACGGTCAGTCACGTTTAGGGTCATTGTGATCTTTGAAACAGGGTAATCTCCGCGGTTCTTGATGTAGAATCGGATCGTCTTCTCTTCTCCCGGCAGAAGGTCTCCAAACTCAAAGACCTTGTAAGCATCGTAGTACCTCCCGTCATCTCTGCTTATCCCGATATCGAACTCACCCGTGGAGAACTCGTTGCCCGTGGACTTCGCCACGTCGCTGAAGTACGAGGCACCAAACTTGACGCCAGCGAGGAAAACCAGCAGGGCCGCCAGTGTAACGCCCAGCGTTCGTTTCATAAATACCACCAATCATGGTTTCTCAGAAGAAGAACGCGTAAGAATATATAAGTTTTTCGGAAGTCAAGTTGTAAAAACTGGTGGCGTAATGCATTCTACTACATTATTTGGAGAGATACAACAAAAAGCCTATCAACCGACAGATTCCAAAACCGTTTAAAGGCACGCCCAAGAAAACCGTACCGCGGTGAAATCCTTGGAGGGAAGCGAAGAAACTCTGGGCAAGGTCGCAAAGGGGGCTGGCATAGTCCTAGCAGGAACAGTTGTGGGAATGCTCCTCAACTTTCTCACAAAGGCAGTCCTGGCAAGATACTACGAGAGGAGCCAGTACGGGTCGTTCACACTCACCGTAACTGTTCTGAGCATTGCAATGACCATAGCCCTTCTCGGACTTCAGAACGGCCTCTCAAGGG
This sequence is a window from Thermococcus kodakarensis KOD1. Protein-coding genes within it:
- a CDS encoding cation diffusion facilitator family transporter; translation: MEELYRPIWVSIVGNLLLSVLKLVVGFLYSSIALISDGAHSLSDVVTSVIGYLGMRVSSKPPDKSHPFGHSRFEPLVAFLISEALLLVAYEIGRDSLFRLLHGTAIEVNSLMLGVTVLSILAKELMFRYSVYVGRKLKSQILVADAYHHRSDALSSVAVLVGLGLQKLGFKYGDALAGLVVAGFLVKVSAEIILENVGYLTGSAPPFEVCEEIRKRAMSVPNVLGVHDLRAHYVGNKLHVELHIEVPPEITLKGAHDISEEVKKRIEEMPEVERAFVHVDIKGVTE
- a CDS encoding ribbon-helix-helix domain-containing protein, which encodes MTTGVKVSVRLPPKLAEEIDSLVKAGLFSNRSDLIKEAIRHYLRELRKELTEEERWRLKAVEDVLKEDWESEEDSFWDSY
- a CDS encoding type II toxin-antitoxin system PemK/MazF family toxin — encoded protein: MRRTASGTPTEGGPFKEGEVILLPFPFNDLQNVKTRPALVLSSESFNRKSNSIIVAQITPT
- a CDS encoding TasA family protein — its product is MKRTLGVTLAALLVFLAGVKFGASYFSDVAKSTGNEFSTGEFDIGISRDDGRYYDAYKVFEFGDLLPGEEKTIRFYIKNRGDYPVSKITMTLNVTDREDGKLSKAEALVDSTPDVGELSKYLIVKDIRVLVNGTVMKLDLYAGKSLKELNGTLIRLFEGKLAESEAIGITMRVELSPDAGNECQTDTSEVAMLITASQ